A stretch of Triticum aestivum cultivar Chinese Spring chromosome 1D, IWGSC CS RefSeq v2.1, whole genome shotgun sequence DNA encodes these proteins:
- the LOC123180552 gene encoding uncharacterized protein produces MQRLYSCSRPLVSFMASAPPRWWPPALARQVFAPMESPYPPVRRVHRSPHGSQNMDGSSGVKSDEISKLDMRLLISSANENPTFSQGMNNVERRPITKVFKAHGEDARKTSMDVIYGNESACRTTLEVIDVIGGKQDTWGKAVDDSGHGEGIVASDDEEYDSLFAKMVEQRSDGVAPLYTLPKSKHRDGSIYKSTDPNPWRKQYNIADCKETCLEAMMLADPPGCFYLNGFCLRHAPSHMFQVFSLKLAEITGDDGLVQLYGYIAVRDHLDPLRNYVVNFTRDAPITVEKGSLIHMTGPKRGIDFRDDIVIEYDMRIKTGEEETHDLSLIDGASFIGNVDVSSARARAKRILGNGGAIDITVSRIEHAVEATVEVLISEVQRGFNLCLGCFTSDLDEEIQLFDGAIGESRCLKRSVVAVAIRSWLELKFKVGPESSSSAEHCCSFRANSHGLGTQKINTGSALISVNVTWSPLPCGASKFF; encoded by the exons ATGCAGCGCCTCTACTCTTGTTCGCGACCACTCGTATCCTTCATGGCCTCTGCTCCGCCTCGCTGGTGGCCGCCAGCGCTTGCGCGACAAGTTTTCGCACCCATGGAATCTCCCTATCCACCTGTCCGTCGCGTTCACAG ATCTCCTCATGGATCTCAGAATATGGACGGCAGCAGTGGAGTAAAAAGCGATGAAATCAGTAAACTAGACATGCGACTGCTCATCTCTTCTGCCAACGAGAACCCTACCTTCAGTCAAGGCATGAACAACGTAGAGAGGAGGCCGATAACAAAGGTGTTTAAAGCCCATGGTGAAGATGCGAGGAAAACCAGCATGGATGTTATATATGGTAATGAAAGTGCCTGTAGGACAACCTTGGAGGTTATAGATGTTATAGGTGGCAAACAAGATACATGGGGGAAAGCTGTGGATGATTCTGGTCATGGGGAGGGAATTGTGGCGAGCGATGACGAAGAATACGATAGCTTGTTTGCAAAGATGGTTGAGCAACGTTCTGATGGTGTAGCCCCTTTGTATACACTTCCGAAATCCAAACACCGTGATGGTTCTATATACAAGAGCACTGATCCTAATCCTTGGAGAAAACAATACAATATTGCGGACTGTAAGGAGA CTTGTTTGGAGGCAATGATGTTAGCAGACCCACCAGGTTGCTTCTACTTAAATGGATTTTGCCTGCGGCATGCACCTAGTCACATGTTCCAAGTTTTCTCATTGAAGTTGGCTGAAATTACTGGTGATGATGGGTTAGTACAGTTGTATGGATACATAGCAGTGCGGGATCATCTGGATCCATTGCGTAATTATGTCGTCAATTTTACCAGAGATGCTCCCATCACTGTGGAGAAG GGTTCTCTCATCCACATGACTGGCCCTAAGCGAGGGATAGATTTTCGTGACGATATTGTAATTGAATATGACATGAGGATCAAGACAGGCGAAGAAGAAACGCATGATCTATCGCTTATAGATGGTGCATCGTTCATAGGGAATGTGGACGTATCGAGCGCACGCGCACGTGCAAAACGTATCCTTGGCAATGGTGGTGCAATTGACATAACAGTATCGCGTATCGAGCACGCCGTTGAGGCGACTGTAGAAGTTCTTATATCAGAAGTGCAGAGGGGTTTCAATTTGTGCCTTGGTTGTTTTACCAGTGATTTGGATGAAGAAATCCAACTCTTTGATGGTGCCATTGGTGAGTCACGATGCTTAAAGAGGTCTGTGGTTGCTGTAGCTATACGTTCTTGGTTGGAGCTGAAGTTCAAGGTTGGCCCGGAGTCATCCAGTTCAGCTGAACATTGTTGTTCCTTCCGGGCGAACAGCCATGGGCTTGGTACTCAGAAGATAAACACTGGTTCTGCGTTGATCTCAGTGAATGTGACTTGGTCGCCATTGCCTTGTGGGGCATCGAAGTTTTTCTAG